GCGGTTTCGAGGTTGGAATGAAAAAATATCGTCTGGAGCAGGTCAGAACCATCAAACTTTGCTCCGCTCAAGTCAGCTTCACTGAAATCAGCCTCCTGCAGATCACAATTTATGAAGCGCGTGTTTTTCAGCTTCAACCCTGCAAAGAGTGACAGTTTCAGGATACAACGATCAAAATCAAGATCCAGCATAAATTTCCGGCAATCACTGAACAGTACACCAAGCAATTTGCAGTTCACAAATTTCACCTTCTGCAGGCTGCTGTTTTTGAGTTTGGCCAGGCTGAGATCGCAACCCTCAAACCGGCAATCGATCATTCTGACACCGGAGAGATCGGCGCTGTTGAAGTTGCAGTGAATGAAGGCACACTGTTCATAACTGCCCTCCCTTTCAAGAGTCTGAACCCCTGTAATTTTTTCCATGATCTCCTTTATAAAAATAAATTACAACTGTCTGCCAGTTCTGTTCCTTTTACATATTTGGCTTGTACCTCGTCCCGAAAACACTCTTTGTGAGAAATTGCATTTTCTCTTGATCTCTTCAAAGAAGTTCAAAAACGCTTTGTCTCTCTTCTGTTCTCAAACTTTACTGCTCTATCGCTCTGAGCGTTTTGCGTTGTTCCGGGCGTAAATATTGCCATGAGGGCGACTTTTGATTTCCTTTCTTTATAAGTTAATACGTTTTTATTATAGCCGGGCATTGACAAGGAATTCCTTATATTCAGAGACAACGGTGTTCAGCCTCTTGATTTAATTTCGGTTAAAAAAAGTGAGAAGAACCATGCTTACCGATATCACCTCATCATCATTTTCTGCGCTGCATTTTCTGCTCTTTTTCTTTTTTACCGTGCTCTCCGTTACACCCAATAGTGCAGAGGCAGCAAGCCTGAACCTTCAGGAAGATAAGGTGATTCAGAAGTTCAAAGATGAAACAGCCCGTCTGGAAGCAGAAACCGCAGCCATCAATGCCCAGAAGGCTAAAGTTGATGCGGAAATAGCACTCATCAAAGCGCAGACCGGTACGGTATCCGACTCAGGATATAAGGGAGAAGCTTCATTGGTAACAGATGCCGGGAAAGCTGAAGCTATGATGCTTGGAGCAGTAGCCTTAAACAAAATTGCCGATAAATTTGCGGCTCAACTAAAAAAAGATCTGCCATCGGCAAAGACTTTTTTACTCTATAGTGATAAACTTCCGGATTTTCACGCCCTTGCTTTATTTAATATCCGGTATGAAGCCTTGAAACAGCAGGCAAAACAAGAGGCAGAAAAAGGCGAAAAGAGAGATGTGGCGAATGATGAGTCGGGAAGATCTGTGAAAAGTGCGCCATTTTTGCCTGTTATAGGCAAAGTAGGCTCAACTCTCGATTTTACAAAAAATCTGCTCTCGTTCTTTAAAACAGACTACAGCTTTTCTCCTGTAGATATCTCACTCGATAATGCCATGCTGCTCAACGCGCTGGCTCTTTCTGTAAGAAAGGAATACATCGCTTCTCGCTCAGTGAAGGTTGAACTGCCTGAGTTGTATGATGTTGATCTCTGTTTGCCTGGGCAGAAAGTTACAGATCAACTGCAGGATATCATCGGTTGGGCAGCAGTTGATACAAAAGATAAGGCCTGTTCACAAGAAGCGAGGGATTTTCTGACAAAACTGACAACCCCTGATGACAAATACCACACCATTCTTGCAGATGTGGTTCGCCAGGCAGCGATCAAACAGAAGCTTGAAGTCCAAAATACCGTTATGATACTTTTGCAGCCAACGAAACTCTCTGGAACGACCTATACAAAGAAAAATATTCTCTCTTCCCTTGGGGCCAATCCATTCCATGTTATGGGAGGGGCTATTGCAAGCTATACTGCGTTTGATGGCCCGACAGGTGCCGTTGTCAGTTCAATGTTGTTTCCATGGCATGGCGGCTATCATTCTGTTTCAGAAGTCCAGAAAATTGTCAACAGTGACATGGAGTCCGGGTACAGTCAGTAAGTAGTCGGTGTCAGCAGCTTCCTGCAGGCTGTTATGTACAGGATTTGCGGCAAAGAGATTTGATAACCAGATATTATGCTTTATTTTATGACTTAACCGTCGTTGTGCGGGAACTCTCTGTAGTTTTGTGGATTTGAGAGTAAACCGGGGTTAGCGACGTTGATTGTCTTGAAACTGTAACCATTTCTGAACTGTGAATACTTCTTTGCACTCTCCGCCAAGACGGCATGAACGTGTTTTTGTTGTTGGAGCCACTGGATATATCGGGAAATTTGTTGTGCGTGAACTGGTTGCCAGGGGATATGATGTGGTGAGTTTTGCCCGTGAGCGTTCAGGTGTTGGTTCGATGACGAGGGCTGATGAGACTCGTGCCCAGTTACAGGGTTCCGAGGTACGGTTCGGGGACGTAAGCAACATGGAGTCTCTGATGAAGAATGGTATCTGCGGGGAGCATTTTGATGTGGTTGTTTCCTGTCTGACTTCTCGCAATGGGGGTGTGAAGGATTCGTGGAATATCGACTATCAGGCCACACGCAATGCGCTTGACGCAGGCAAGGCTGCGGGAGCGACCCATTTTGTGCTGCTTTCAGCAATCTGCGTCCAGAAGCCGTTGCTTGAGTTTCAGAGAGCGAAACTGAAATTTGAGCAGGAGCTGAAAGAGTCCGGTTTGACCTGGTCTATTGTTCGTCCGACAGCCTTTTTCAAGTCTATTGCCGGTCAGGTTGAGTCGGTCAAGAAGGGCAAGCCCTTTGTAACGTTTGGTAATGGAGAATTGACCTCCTGCAAGCCGATTAGTGAGTCCGATCTGGCGCGATTTATTGCTGATTGTCTCGAAGATTCAGAAAAGCAGAATAAAATTCTGCCCATTGGCGGTCCAGGAAGGGCGATTTCTCACAAGGAACAGGGTGAAATGCTTTTTGAGCTTCTTGGTCGCACGCCAAAGTTCAAATATATGCCGATTCAGATGTTCGACGTGATTATTCCTTTGATGAGCCTGCTTGCAAAGATCTTTCCAAAATTGCAGGATAAGGCTGAGTTCGCCCGTATTGGCAAGTATTACTGTTCAGAGTCCATGCTTGTACTCAATCCGCAGACAGGGAAATATGATGCTGACATGACGCCATCCTATGGCAGTGATACGTTGCGCGATTTTTACAAAAGAGTTTTGAAAGAGGGGATTGCCGGACAGGAGCTTGGTGAGCATTCGATGTTCTGAAGAGAGGAGATTTATTGTAGAGGGAAGGAATAGTGCATTTGTTTTGTTCTTGTTATGCTGTGGAGGTGATGGTGTATGGCTGAAGCCGTATTGGCGTTTTGCTGAGTGCTCAAGAGAGAAAGAAGGTTTTTGAGATAATGTTTATCAATGGAGAAGAGGGTATGCTTGAGTTTAATATGATGGTTCTTTTACTGATTATGGCGTTTTTGATTTCGTCGGTAAAAATTCTCAGGGAGTATGAGCGGGGTGTTGTTTTTCGTCTCGGGCGGATTATCGGAGCAAAAGGGCCGGGGATTATTATTCTTATTCCGGGGATCGACAAAATGGTAAAAGTTGATCTTCGTACGGTAACGCTTGATGTTCCGCCTCAGGATATTATCACTCGAGATAATGTCTCCGTAAAGGTTAGCGCAGTGGTCTATTTTCGGGTACTTGATCCAATCAAGGCTATTGTTGAGGTTGCGGATTTTCATTTTGCGACCTCCCAACTTGCCCAGACCACGCTTCGCAGCGTATGCGGACAGGGGGAACTGGATAACCTGCTTGCGGAGCGCGATGAAATCAATGACCGTATTCAGGCCATTCTCGACAAGGATACGGAGCCTTGGGGTGTGAAGGTCGCCAAGGTTGAGGTGAAGGAGATTGATCTGCCTGAAGAGATGCGCCGGGCTATGGCCAAACAGGCTGAGGCTGAACGGGAACGTCGTTCTACAATTATTAATGCGGAAGGGGAGTATCAGGCAGCACAGCGGCTTGCTGATGCGGCGACGATTATTGCCGCCAGTCCTTCTGCCTTGCAGCTTCGTTATCTGCAGACGCTGAAGGATATCTCTGCCGAGAATAACTCTACTATTATCTTTCCGTTGCCGATTGATCTGCTTAAACCATTTCTTGAAAGCAGGTCATCCGGCCCATCCCAGGCAACATAAACCATTCCGATCATGTTCAAGATTCATGCGATTCTTTGTCCCGTCGATTTTTCTGATGCTTCCCGCAAGGCGGTGCAGTATGCCAGAGAGTTTGCCTCGAATATGGGGGCCTCTGTCTATCTGCTCAATGTTGTGGAGCCGAGACCGATGGCAGTTGACATTACCCTCAATTATGTGCCGCTTGAAGAGGATCTTGAAAAAGCCGCGGCAGAGGATCTTGATATTATTCTGCAGGAGTTTCTCGTTGCCGGACTCAAGGCTGAGTGTGCCATTGAGTTTGGCAATCCCTCTGATGTGATCCTTGAGAAAGCAGCGGAGCTTGATGTTAATCTCCTTATTATGGGTTCTCATGGTAAAAAGGGGCTGAGCCGTCTGATCATGGGCAGTGTGGCCGAGACGGTTGTTCGCAAGGCCAATTGTCCGGTACTGATCGTCAAGGCTGAGGAGAAGGAGTTTATCGGTGATGTGTGAAGGCTTCGATCAGGGCCTTCGCTCCGCTGAAGGGGCTGAGCTCTGCGAGAAGCACCTGTTGCTCGATACTCTCTTTTGAGCGGATGACTTCGGGATGAGAGAAAAACTCTCGTTTAAGCATCTCTTCAAGAACGGTATAGAGCAGATTTTTCAGTTGCTGGTGGCGTCTCTTTTCCAGGAGGTTTTGTTTGCGCATCTCTACAAAGAAGTCGGAGATATTCTGCCAGACCTCCTTGATGCCGATGCCTGTGATGGCCGAGGTGAGAAAAACCTTCGGTTGCCAGAACGGATGTTTTGCTGGCAGCATCCTGAGGGCTGCTTCGAATTCAGCCCTTGAAACAGCCGCAATACCTGCCTGATCGCCATCAGTTTTGGTGATTGCTACGGCGTCTGCTATCTCCATGATGCCTCGCTTGATGCCCTGCAGCTCATCCCCCGAGCCGGGCAGCATCAGCAGCAGGATAAAGTCAACCATGGTATCGACAAGAACCTCCGATTGCCCGACTCCGACGGTTTCCACCATAATGACATCATACCCGGCAGCTTCGCAGAGGATGATGGTTTCATGGGTTTTTGGCGAGGTGCCTCCAAGATAGCAGGATGAGGCTGTTGGGCGGATAAAGGCCTCCTTTCTTCC
The DNA window shown above is from Pelodictyon phaeoclathratiforme BU-1 and carries:
- a CDS encoding pentapeptide repeat-containing protein, encoding MEKITGVQTLEREGSYEQCAFIHCNFNSADLSGVRMIDCRFEGCDLSLAKLKNSSLQKVKFVNCKLLGVLFSDCRKFMLDLDFDRCILKLSLFAGLKLKNTRFINCDLQEADFSEADLSGAKFDGSDLLQTIFFHSNLETADFRSALNYSINPETNRLRKARFSIPGVTGLLDTYGIEIE
- a CDS encoding NAD(P)-dependent oxidoreductase, with protein sequence MNTSLHSPPRRHERVFVVGATGYIGKFVVRELVARGYDVVSFARERSGVGSMTRADETRAQLQGSEVRFGDVSNMESLMKNGICGEHFDVVVSCLTSRNGGVKDSWNIDYQATRNALDAGKAAGATHFVLLSAICVQKPLLEFQRAKLKFEQELKESGLTWSIVRPTAFFKSIAGQVESVKKGKPFVTFGNGELTSCKPISESDLARFIADCLEDSEKQNKILPIGGPGRAISHKEQGEMLFELLGRTPKFKYMPIQMFDVIIPLMSLLAKIFPKLQDKAEFARIGKYYCSESMLVLNPQTGKYDADMTPSYGSDTLRDFYKRVLKEGIAGQELGEHSMF
- a CDS encoding slipin family protein is translated as MLEFNMMVLLLIMAFLISSVKILREYERGVVFRLGRIIGAKGPGIIILIPGIDKMVKVDLRTVTLDVPPQDIITRDNVSVKVSAVVYFRVLDPIKAIVEVADFHFATSQLAQTTLRSVCGQGELDNLLAERDEINDRIQAILDKDTEPWGVKVAKVEVKEIDLPEEMRRAMAKQAEAERERRSTIINAEGEYQAAQRLADAATIIAASPSALQLRYLQTLKDISAENNSTIIFPLPIDLLKPFLESRSSGPSQAT
- a CDS encoding universal stress protein → MFKIHAILCPVDFSDASRKAVQYAREFASNMGASVYLLNVVEPRPMAVDITLNYVPLEEDLEKAAAEDLDIILQEFLVAGLKAECAIEFGNPSDVILEKAAELDVNLLIMGSHGKKGLSRLIMGSVAETVVRKANCPVLIVKAEEKEFIGDV
- the meaB gene encoding methylmalonyl Co-A mutase-associated GTPase MeaB, with product MNNTPHLTKRYNPDVDTVVSGIMNGDRHMLSRAITLIESQKPEHERKAHEILDRCLAKKTEAIRIGITGSPGAGKSTFIESLGEEIINQGLRLAVLAIDPSSKQSKGSILGDKARMEKLAGRKEAFIRPTASSCYLGGTSPKTHETIILCEAAGYDVIMVETVGVGQSEVLVDTMVDFILLLMLPGSGDELQGIKRGIMEIADAVAITKTDGDQAGIAAVSRAEFEAALRMLPAKHPFWQPKVFLTSAITGIGIKEVWQNISDFFVEMRKQNLLEKRRHQQLKNLLYTVLEEMLKREFFSHPEVIRSKESIEQQVLLAELSPFSGAKALIEAFTHHR